The proteins below come from a single Rosa rugosa chromosome 2, drRosRugo1.1, whole genome shotgun sequence genomic window:
- the LOC133727972 gene encoding cysteine-rich receptor-like protein kinase 44 produces the protein MGSSIWLLLFFFVPTTLHRHLVAPTIAQDDGQCTMAAEFCWKCSDIGNYANGSIYQQNLISLLSSFSSNQSDSGFYNSSLGQDPNKVNAIALCRGDLGLESCRSCVNDSAEIILRNCSGKKEAILWSEPCMIRYSQNFIFSINVSVTPTPAPAPAPAPAPPKPVKKTKIKKIIIILIAVMIALVTLLFGGAFIFLRVKQPRVKLEDHDISEDINFLDSLQYDFENIKCATDDFSDENKLGQGGFGAVYKGRLLNRQYIAVKRLSKNSTQGDREFKNEVMLLAQLPHRNLVRLLGFCLKGEERLLIYEYIPNTSLNHFIFDPMNHGLLNWETRYKIIGGIVRGLVYLHEDSRLRIIHRDLKASNILLDDNMNPKIADFGMARMFAMDQTQGATKTIVGTYGYMAPEYAIHGRFSVKSDVFSFGVLVLEIVSGKKIGRFRNGENEEDLLSYAWRNWRDDTIPNIIDPTLITGSRNEMIRCIHIGLLCVQENSNDRPTMVSVTSMLNSHSLTLSVPSKPAYYSQYNSESDMSRLGLRLTETSDKSKSFVYVSRNEVSNITEPYPR, from the exons ATGGGATCCTCGATATGGCTGCTTCTGTTCTTCTTCGTTCCCACAACCTTACACCGCCACCTTGTTGCTCCCACCATAGCCCAAGATGATGGCCAATGCACTATGGCAGCTGAATTCTGCTGGAAATGTTCCGATATCGGCAATTATGCTAATGGCAGCATCTACCAACAAAACCTAATCAGcctcctctcctccttctcttcCAACCAATCCGACTCTGGCTTTTACAACTCCTCTCTTGGACAAGACCCAAACAAAGTGAATGCAATTGCATTGTGCAGAGGAGACCTCGGACTTGAATCGTGTCGTAGCTGTGTCAACGACTCTGCTGAGATTATCCTGCGAAATTGTTCGGGGAAAAAGGAAGCAATCTTGTGGTCAGAGCCTTGCATGATACGATACTCTCAAAACTTTATATTTAGTATTAACGTGTCAGTCACTCCAACTCCAGCTCCAGCTCCAGCTCCAGCTCCAGCTCCACCTAAGCCAG TAAAGAAGactaagataaaaaaaattatcatcatACTCATTGCGGTTATGATTGCTTTGGTCACTCTGCTTTTCGGGGGAGCATTCATTTTCTTAAGAGTCAAGCAGCCAAGGGTAAAACTTGAag ATCATGATATTTCCGAAGATATTAATTTTCTGGATTCGTTACAATatgattttgaaaatataaaatgTGCAACGGATGATTTCTCTGATGAAAACAAGCTTGGACAAGGTGGATTTGGAGCTGTTTACAAG GGTAGGCTATTAAACAGACAATATATTGCTGTGAAAAGGCTCTCCAAGAATTCTACACAGGGTGATCGCGAATTTAAAAATGAAGTCATGTTACTTGCTCAACTTCCACATCGAAACCTAGTAAGGCTCTTAGGCTTTTGCTTGAAAGGAGAGGAAAGACTACTCATTTACGAATATATACCTAATACAAGTCTTAATCACTTCATTTTTG ATCCAATGAATCATGGACTGTTGAATTGGGAAACACGATACAAAATCATAGGAGGAATTGTTCGTGGTCTTGTTTACCTGCATGAAGATTCTCGACTTCGAATTATTCACCGCGATCTCAAAGCTAGCAACATTCTGCTAGATGATAATATGAACcctaaaattgcagattttggtATGGCAAGAATGTTTGCTATGGATCAAACTCAAGGAGCTACAAAGACCATAGTTGGGACCTA TGGATATATGGCGCCAGAATATGCAATTCACGGGCGCTTTTCTGTGAAATCGGATGTCTTCAGTTTTGGCGTGTTAGTCCTTGAGATAGTTAGTGGTAAGAAGATTGGTAGATTCCGAAATGGTGAAAATGAAGAGGACCTTTTAAGCTAT GCCTGGAGAAATTGGAGGGATGATACAATTCCAAATATCATAGATCCCACATTAATAACAGGCTCAAGAAATGAAATGATCAGATGCATTCACATTGGTTTGCTATGTGTTCAAGAAAATTCGAATGACAGACCAACCATGGTTTCCGTTACTTCCATGCTTAACAGTCATTCTCTCACACTCTCAGTACCCTCAAAACCTGCATATTATTCGCAATACAATTCTGAATCAGACATGTCAAGGTTGGGATTGAGACTTACTGAGACATCTGATAAGTCCAAAAGCTTTGTGTATGTGTCAAGAAATGAGGTTTCAAATATCACCGAACCATACCCACGTTAG